A genomic window from Dermacentor silvarum isolate Dsil-2018 chromosome 9, BIME_Dsil_1.4, whole genome shotgun sequence includes:
- the LOC125939795 gene encoding uncharacterized protein LOC125939795 codes for MSEESVGDATDMEPANVGMPGGCNLAEEGDASQLESFYEAPATRMLGIMYHLCKKLIVFPTREVCQSWLTEKENFPKLLAIIDCTEVSVARPLDLDTQQVVWSNYKQDSTLKYLVAVNPHGAVLFISATFGGRVFDKELTLSSEFMDYLESGDQVLADRGFLLFEEFYARNIQLITPSFTKNKVQLPGQEVTSSRRISSSRIIVERAIGHLKKWRIMTGTVHHLLVDVYDEITTVVAGLTNLCPPLSKRAQA; via the exons ATGTCTGAAGAATCTGTCGGAGATGCTACTGATATGGAGCCCGCTAACGTTGGTATGCCCGGCGGTTGCAACCTTGCCGAAGAAGGTGACGCATCGCAGCTGGAGTCTTTCTACGAAGCACCTGCTAC GCGGATGCTTGGGATTATGTACCACCTGTGCAAGAAGCTCATTGTGTTCCCGACTCGTGAAGTGTGCCAGAGCTGGCTAACAGAAAAAGAGAACTTCCCTAAACTTCTTGCGATCATCGACTGCACAGAAGTTTCTGTTGCCAG GCCCCTTGACCTTGATACTCAGCAAGTTGTATGGAGCAACTACAAACAAGACTCTACATTGAAGTACCTAGTGGCCGTAAATCCTCATGGTGCTGTGCTGTTTATTTCAGCAACGTTTGGAGGCAGAGTTTTTGACAAAGAATTGACACTGTCATCAG AATTCATGGACTACCTGGAAAGCGGTGACCAAGTTCTTGCCGACCGAGGATTTCTTCTTTTTGAGGAATTTTACGCGAGAAACATTCAACTGATTACACCAAGCTTTACGAAGAACAAAGTGCAGCTTCCAGGCCAGGAAGTCACATCATCAAGAAGAATTTCTTCAAGTCGGATAATTGTGGAAAGAGCCATTGGGCACCTCAAGAAGTGGCGCATCATGACCGGCACAGTGCACCATCTCTTGGTGGACGTGTATGACGAAATAACAACTGTAGTTGCTGGGTTGACAAACCTCTGCCCACCACTGTCAAAAAGAG CACAAGCCTGA